Proteins found in one Paenibacillus borealis genomic segment:
- a CDS encoding glycoside hydrolase family 130 protein: MNDLTIGTLTSSPVMVRHPLNPILKPADVPYGPAMVFNAGVTKFKGRYVMVFRNDYGDESTGIVAPHHTTNLGLAFSDDGVSWEVQPEPCWSWHDEEVVRVYDPRLTVIGERCYLCFAVDTLHGLRGGIAVTDDFRSFEVLSLSLPDNRNMVLFPEQIGGKYVRLERPLPVYSRGGLDRFDMWMSDSPDLKYWGSHKLLLAVENVAYANDKVGPGAPPVKTDKGWLTTFHAVDLDRSRGKNGWEDSWKKRYTAGIMLLDLEDPNRIIGRAAAPLLAPEALYETSGGFRNDVIFPGGMILEDTGEVKIYYGAADTVECLATAHVDDLLRLCLE; the protein is encoded by the coding sequence ATGAACGATCTGACGATAGGAACACTTACTTCAAGTCCGGTAATGGTCCGGCATCCGCTTAACCCGATTCTGAAGCCTGCGGATGTCCCGTACGGGCCGGCTATGGTATTCAACGCCGGGGTGACGAAATTCAAGGGCAGATATGTAATGGTATTCCGCAATGACTACGGGGATGAGAGTACGGGGATCGTCGCTCCTCATCATACAACGAATCTGGGACTGGCCTTCAGCGATGACGGAGTAAGCTGGGAGGTGCAGCCGGAGCCCTGCTGGTCCTGGCATGATGAGGAAGTGGTCCGGGTGTATGATCCGCGTCTGACTGTGATTGGCGAACGCTGCTATCTGTGCTTCGCCGTCGATACGCTTCACGGCCTGCGCGGCGGGATTGCCGTGACGGACGATTTCCGCTCCTTCGAGGTGCTGAGCCTGTCGCTGCCGGATAACCGTAATATGGTGCTGTTCCCGGAACAGATCGGCGGCAAATATGTCAGGCTTGAGCGTCCGCTGCCCGTCTACAGCCGGGGAGGACTGGACCGCTTCGACATGTGGATGAGTGATTCCCCGGACCTGAAGTATTGGGGGAGTCACAAGCTGTTGCTGGCTGTTGAGAATGTGGCGTATGCCAATGACAAGGTGGGTCCCGGCGCCCCTCCCGTTAAGACGGACAAGGGCTGGCTGACGACATTCCATGCCGTGGATCTCGACCGCAGCCGGGGCAAGAACGGCTGGGAAGACAGCTGGAAAAAGCGCTATACTGCCGGAATTATGCTGCTTGACCTTGAAGATCCCAACCGGATTATCGGCCGGGCGGCAGCGCCGCTGCTGGCACCGGAGGCGCTGTATGAAACCTCGGGCGGGTTCCGCAACGATGTGATTTTTCCCGGCGGGATGATCCTGGAGGATACCGGGGAGGTCAAAATTTATTACGGTGCTGCGGATACGGTGGAATGTCTGGCGACTGCGCATGTAGATGACCTGCTCCGGCTCTGTCTGGAGTAG
- a CDS encoding FAD-dependent oxidoreductase, with protein MMNHGHINYGDMKYGQITLPSAAVPVSREVDVLVIGGGAAGIAAAISAAEGGASTMIVEQRGYFGGMGTVALVPAFCPYTDKVKPIIRGLGLKLMERMKQSCEPGYQEEYREMLDWVPIDPEVLKRVYDDAILESGVTPLFHTFVYDVVLSPDGQSVEGVIIVNKSGRSFIRCRYIIDCTGDGDIAALSGVPFQKGGGEGELQPGSMCYLLANVDRKEFNRFLEETGDTGQLHRTVELAMAEGALPEGRKSISGLAWVSDYLVGVNFGHVFGVDGTKAEELTRGAIEGRRTVLRQLEFFRKYVPGFGAAHLVASGEQLGIRETRRIQGDYMLTVDDFIAARSFPDDIARNAYYIDIHLATSKSDMTFNHLPPGVSHGVPYRVMLPVGIRNLWVAGRSVSSDRAVQGSLRVMPNCFSMGQACGTAASLALRDGANSRSISIPELQQRLLEQDVWLGEGFVPGTGAADSREAGERR; from the coding sequence ATGATGAATCACGGACATATTAATTACGGAGATATGAAATATGGACAGATTACCCTGCCATCTGCAGCTGTGCCGGTCTCCCGCGAGGTAGATGTGCTGGTGATCGGCGGCGGGGCGGCGGGCATTGCCGCCGCCATCTCCGCTGCCGAAGGCGGCGCAAGCACCATGATCGTGGAGCAGCGGGGTTATTTTGGCGGCATGGGAACTGTAGCGCTTGTACCTGCCTTCTGTCCCTACACGGACAAGGTCAAGCCGATTATCCGCGGCCTCGGCCTGAAGCTGATGGAGCGGATGAAGCAGTCCTGCGAGCCGGGCTATCAGGAGGAATACCGCGAAATGCTGGACTGGGTGCCCATTGATCCGGAAGTACTTAAGCGCGTCTACGACGATGCCATTCTCGAGAGCGGTGTGACGCCGCTGTTTCATACCTTTGTCTATGATGTTGTGCTGTCACCGGATGGACAGAGTGTCGAGGGCGTGATTATTGTCAACAAATCGGGGCGGTCCTTCATCCGCTGCCGATATATTATTGACTGCACAGGTGACGGGGACATCGCTGCCCTGTCGGGCGTTCCTTTCCAGAAAGGCGGCGGGGAAGGAGAGCTTCAGCCGGGCAGCATGTGTTATCTGCTGGCGAATGTGGACCGCAAGGAGTTCAACCGCTTCCTGGAAGAAACGGGAGATACGGGTCAGCTGCACCGGACGGTTGAACTGGCAATGGCTGAAGGGGCGCTGCCGGAAGGCCGTAAATCGATTTCCGGCCTGGCCTGGGTCAGTGATTATCTGGTCGGCGTCAACTTCGGCCATGTGTTCGGGGTGGATGGAACGAAGGCCGAGGAGCTGACACGCGGAGCGATTGAAGGCCGCCGGACCGTGCTGCGGCAGCTGGAATTCTTCCGCAAGTATGTGCCGGGCTTCGGGGCGGCACATCTGGTGGCAAGCGGTGAGCAGCTTGGCATCCGAGAGACGCGGCGTATCCAGGGCGATTATATGCTGACCGTGGACGACTTCATTGCGGCGCGCTCTTTTCCGGATGATATCGCCCGCAATGCCTATTACATCGATATCCACCTGGCTACCAGCAAGAGTGATATGACCTTCAATCATCTGCCGCCGGGAGTCTCCCACGGCGTGCCTTACAGGGTCATGCTTCCCGTAGGCATCCGCAATCTGTGGGTAGCCGGGCGCTCCGTGTCCTCGGATCGGGCGGTTCAGGGCTCTCTGCGGGTGATGCCGAACTGCTTCTCGATGGGCCAGGCCTGCGGGACGGCAGCATCGCTGGCGCTGCGGGACGGCGCGAATTCCCGCAGCATCTCGATCCCTGAGCTTCAGCAGCGTCTGCTGGAGCAGGATGTGTGGCTGGGGGAGGGTTTCGTTCCGGGCACCGGGGCGGCCGACAGCAGGGAAGCAGGGGAACGGCGGTGA
- a CDS encoding SGNH/GDSL hydrolase family protein has translation MKSLPLTDEWFHGAVSLEHREEGIKPWRIPYRDYDLYPPDGINGKAEICSGIRLRLATGSRILALSFSPLAEAAALDCLIGGVLLQTLRLAAGGTEALFTGLPSGMKELEIYLPQNTGITLSGLQIEDEAAAEPLPDNRPRWITYGSSITQCVAASSPSRTWPVIAAGKCGFHLTNLGFSGNCLMEPMAGRLIRDLPAELITLCVGVNIYGAAASSPRMFKPLLIGMLETIREKHKETPLAVISPIYGTERETEENKLGFTLPLMRREIAETAKLLQERGDRHLHYLDGLEWFGPEDGRLLTDGLHPGAEGYELLGSRFGGRLEAALQGGRL, from the coding sequence GTGAAGAGCCTTCCTCTGACGGATGAGTGGTTCCACGGCGCGGTTTCGCTGGAGCACCGGGAGGAGGGGATCAAGCCCTGGCGTATTCCTTACCGGGATTATGACTTGTATCCGCCGGACGGGATCAACGGCAAGGCGGAGATCTGCTCCGGTATCCGGCTGCGGCTGGCCACCGGCTCCCGGATACTGGCCTTGTCGTTCAGTCCGCTTGCGGAGGCTGCCGCACTGGACTGTCTTATTGGCGGCGTGCTGCTCCAGACGCTCCGGCTTGCTGCGGGCGGCACGGAAGCCTTATTCACCGGGCTTCCGTCCGGTATGAAGGAGCTGGAAATCTATCTGCCGCAGAATACCGGCATTACGCTAAGCGGGCTGCAGATCGAAGATGAAGCGGCTGCTGAACCGCTGCCGGATAACCGGCCAAGGTGGATCACCTATGGAAGCTCCATCACCCAGTGTGTGGCAGCGTCGAGCCCTTCGCGCACCTGGCCGGTCATTGCCGCCGGGAAGTGCGGCTTTCATCTGACCAATCTCGGCTTCTCCGGCAACTGCCTGATGGAGCCGATGGCGGGCCGCTTGATCCGCGATTTGCCGGCTGAGCTGATTACCTTGTGCGTCGGAGTGAATATATACGGTGCAGCAGCCTCCAGCCCGCGGATGTTCAAGCCGCTGCTGATCGGCATGCTGGAGACGATCCGTGAGAAGCATAAGGAGACGCCGCTGGCCGTCATCTCTCCGATCTACGGGACGGAGCGGGAGACGGAGGAGAACAAGCTCGGCTTCACCCTGCCGCTCATGCGCCGGGAGATTGCGGAAACCGCGAAGCTGCTGCAGGAACGGGGAGACCGTCATCTGCATTACCTGGACGGCCTCGAATGGTTCGGCCCGGAGGATGGCAGGCTGCTGACGGATGGCCTGCATCCGGGAGCCGAAGGCTACGAACTGCTGGGAAGCCGTTTCGGCGGCAGGCTGGAGGCTGCGCTTCAGGGCGGGCGGTTGTAG